One genomic segment of Nocardia spumae includes these proteins:
- a CDS encoding SigB/SigF/SigG family RNA polymerase sigma factor, with the protein MTQQISRRSAAQHPSRHHSNSYDNIEPWFDKMRELEAGDPHRRELRDHIIELCLPLAEHISRRYAGRGEPFDDLLQTARMGLVLAVERFDSDRGTPFLAFAVPTIMGEVRRHFRDHTWATRVPRRYKELRQQLAATADALTQRIGRTPTAEDLAAAAGVETVEVIHALVAANGYRTDSLDTPAVGDSIPLAESLGADEPCYELLEQAAAVRPLIAALPEQDRRILIMRFFESKTQAQIAQRLGVSQMQISRLLTQILGTLRDRAWAESDTAATPA; encoded by the coding sequence ATGACACAGCAGATTTCCCGGCGATCCGCAGCTCAGCACCCCTCGCGCCATCACAGCAACAGCTACGACAACATCGAGCCGTGGTTCGACAAGATGCGCGAATTGGAGGCCGGCGATCCTCATCGGCGCGAACTTCGCGACCACATCATCGAGTTGTGCCTGCCCTTGGCCGAACACATTTCCCGCAGATACGCGGGCCGCGGCGAGCCCTTCGACGATCTGTTGCAGACAGCCCGCATGGGGCTCGTGCTTGCTGTCGAGCGGTTCGATTCGGATCGCGGTACGCCCTTTCTGGCCTTCGCCGTGCCCACCATCATGGGCGAGGTACGCAGGCATTTCCGCGACCACACCTGGGCGACGCGAGTGCCGCGCCGGTACAAGGAACTCAGACAGCAACTCGCCGCGACAGCCGACGCGCTGACTCAACGCATCGGGCGCACGCCCACGGCCGAAGACCTGGCCGCGGCGGCGGGCGTCGAAACCGTCGAGGTGATTCACGCACTCGTCGCGGCCAACGGATACCGCACCGATTCGCTGGATACCCCCGCGGTCGGCGATTCCATTCCGTTGGCCGAGTCGCTCGGCGCCGACGAACCGTGCTACGAGCTGCTCGAGCAAGCCGCTGCCGTCCGGCCGCTGATCGCCGCGCTCCCCGAGCAGGACCGCCGCATCCTGATCATGCGATTCTTCGAGTCGAAGACTCAAGCTCAGATCGCCCAGCGGCTCGGAGTCTCACAAATGCAGATTTCGCGGCTGTTGACGCAGATCCTCGGCACCCTCCGGGATCGCGCATGGGCCGAAAGCGACACCGCGGCCACCCCTGCGTGA
- a CDS encoding SDR family NAD(P)-dependent oxidoreductase yields MTDSRSTSNRRRRTIVITGASDGIGAVAARALATPDADLVIAGRSANKLAAVAADTGATAFTADFAVLDDVRGLAEQIGARAGAIDVLLNNAGGLFDPGLRTIDGHEPNFQINHLAPFLLTNLLRERLAGAEGALVLNTASVGNLFGRVDVSDLDYERRHAFGWRAYGTSKLMNILFTRGIARRWVADGIVSAAVHPGPVASSFGRDSRAVGLLYRTPLRHIGTITPERGAEPLIELARRGADPEINGVYFHRHRARGPESPQAHNRRLIDELWSASAGLVGIG; encoded by the coding sequence GTGACCGATAGCCGATCGACTTCGAACCGCCGCCGCAGGACGATCGTGATCACCGGCGCCAGCGACGGCATCGGCGCGGTGGCCGCGCGAGCGCTCGCCACACCGGATGCCGACCTCGTCATCGCCGGTAGATCGGCGAACAAGCTCGCTGCCGTGGCCGCCGATACCGGCGCCACCGCGTTCACGGCCGACTTCGCCGTCCTCGACGACGTACGCGGGCTCGCCGAACAGATCGGTGCGCGAGCCGGCGCGATCGATGTGTTGCTCAACAACGCGGGCGGCCTCTTCGATCCGGGGCTGCGGACCATCGACGGGCACGAACCCAACTTCCAGATCAATCACCTCGCACCGTTTCTGCTCACCAATCTGCTGCGCGAGCGCCTCGCGGGGGCCGAGGGCGCGCTGGTGCTGAACACCGCGAGTGTCGGCAATCTGTTCGGGCGGGTCGACGTGTCCGATCTCGACTATGAGCGGCGGCACGCGTTCGGGTGGCGTGCCTACGGGACGAGCAAGCTGATGAACATCCTGTTCACTCGCGGTATCGCGCGGCGCTGGGTGGCCGACGGAATCGTCTCCGCGGCAGTGCATCCCGGTCCGGTGGCGTCGAGTTTCGGTAGGGACTCGCGGGCGGTGGGTCTGCTCTATCGCACTCCGTTGCGCCATATCGGGACGATCACTCCCGAGCGCGGCGCCGAACCGTTGATCGAGCTTGCCCGTCGCGGAGCCGACCCGGAGATCAACGGCGTCTACTTCCATCGTCACCGGGCGCGCGGCCCCGAGTCGCCGCAGGCGCACAATCGCCGGCTCATCGACGAACTGTGGTCCGCTTCAGCCGGTCTGGTCGGGATCGGCTGA
- a CDS encoding FkbM family methyltransferase — translation MPTALQRLRVDDRTVTCTSPAEAHMLWNEATAPDGFYRHAAAGLRPGDIVLDVGANIGLTAMMFAQACPGIRLIAAEPAPTIFHCLQLNMSAYVPEGTALRTAVGAVPGIAPFTWYPHASANSGLYADRAADDETTRIFLRNSGLDDASITSITAALHDGERIDVEVATASAILAEHASTGEIGLLKVDVERAELDVLLGVDESDWPRIRAVVAEVHDIDGRLRQFCELLNRYGLSPRSRQDPTLAGTELYEVYATRPTAGAAVVDLTDK, via the coding sequence ATGCCGACCGCACTTCAGCGACTGCGAGTGGACGACCGAACTGTCACCTGTACCAGTCCCGCCGAGGCACATATGTTGTGGAACGAGGCGACGGCACCCGATGGTTTCTACCGGCACGCCGCGGCGGGTCTGCGCCCCGGGGATATCGTCCTGGATGTCGGTGCGAACATCGGGCTCACCGCCATGATGTTCGCACAGGCATGTCCCGGCATCAGGCTGATCGCGGCCGAGCCGGCTCCGACGATCTTCCATTGTCTGCAGCTGAATATGAGCGCCTACGTTCCCGAGGGGACCGCGCTGCGGACCGCGGTCGGCGCGGTGCCCGGCATCGCGCCCTTCACCTGGTATCCGCACGCATCGGCCAATTCCGGTCTGTACGCCGACCGCGCGGCAGATGACGAGACGACCAGGATTTTCCTGCGCAACAGCGGCCTGGACGACGCATCGATCACGTCCATTACGGCGGCTCTGCACGACGGCGAGCGTATCGACGTGGAGGTCGCGACGGCCTCGGCGATACTGGCCGAGCACGCCTCCACCGGCGAGATCGGATTGCTCAAGGTCGATGTCGAACGGGCGGAACTGGACGTGCTACTGGGCGTCGACGAGTCGGACTGGCCCCGCATTCGCGCCGTCGTCGCCGAGGTCCACGACATCGACGGCCGGCTCCGGCAATTCTGCGAATTGTTGAACCGCTATGGGCTGTCGCCGCGCAGCAGACAGGACCCGACCTTGGCCGGAACCGAACTGTACGAGGTCTATGCGACCCGGCCGACCGCCGGCGCCGCGGTCGTCGACCTCACCGACAAATAG
- a CDS encoding carboxylesterase/lipase family protein → MKAASAFDERLHRRHLPILLHRKRKRMRTRHRRTFAERAPPASGPAYSAFVTKLNGGRELRMPIHTAPRARTRWLSSILISVVAVAAAAVAPAAHAVPDAGSEPVARVSGGQIRGVRADGVIRYLGVPFAQAGRFSPPQPAPGWPGVRPAFAHSPQCPQSSPVPGVALQPSSEDCLSIDLYIPEHPAGTTLPVMVWLYGGAFVLGSNAQYDSPARLVRDGQVIVAVPNYRVGPFGFLALPELAVENGGATGTYGTLDQQTALRWIHDNAAALGGDAGNVTLFGESAGGMSVCTQLASPSARGLYTKAIVESGSCARSPLAPPTTEVAYQRSGDYASSVGCGDAATRLACLRALPVDRLLDSPTTQLNTMAVTWTPIRDGIVVTDTPENALADGAVRDMPLIVGSNADEGATFIALLDYAHGTAPSGADYPRWVRELFGGNADRVLQRYPTAAYPTPTAAKERVLTDGFFACPAQFTAESAHRGGAHVWRYQFNDTPLPPNPLLPGAFHAAEVPYVFSALMGLPIPLSPAADGLSRNIQDSWAQFAHTGDPVTPALTPWPNVDSAVTLELGTDHVGLADTFAAQHHCDLWAGIDHIG, encoded by the coding sequence GTGAAGGCGGCTTCGGCCTTCGACGAGCGCCTCCACCGCCGGCATCTGCCGATACTCCTGCACCGCAAGAGGAAACGGATGCGCACGCGACATCGGCGGACTTTCGCGGAAAGGGCGCCCCCAGCGAGCGGGCCCGCCTACAGTGCTTTTGTTACAAAATTAAATGGAGGCAGGGAGCTTCGCATGCCGATCCACACCGCCCCTCGCGCACGAACGCGGTGGCTGTCATCGATCCTGATCAGCGTTGTCGCGGTTGCTGCCGCGGCCGTGGCACCGGCCGCTCACGCCGTACCGGACGCCGGCTCGGAGCCGGTGGCACGCGTTAGCGGCGGGCAGATTCGCGGTGTACGAGCCGATGGGGTCATTCGATATCTCGGCGTACCGTTCGCACAGGCCGGCCGGTTCTCGCCGCCGCAGCCCGCACCGGGCTGGCCGGGTGTCCGTCCGGCGTTCGCCCACAGCCCTCAATGCCCGCAGTCATCCCCCGTGCCCGGGGTGGCGCTACAGCCATCGAGCGAAGACTGCCTCAGTATCGACCTCTACATCCCGGAGCACCCCGCCGGCACGACGCTGCCGGTGATGGTGTGGCTCTACGGCGGCGCGTTCGTCCTCGGATCGAATGCTCAATACGATTCCCCGGCCCGACTCGTCCGCGACGGACAGGTCATCGTCGCGGTCCCCAACTATCGTGTCGGGCCGTTCGGCTTCCTGGCCCTGCCCGAACTCGCCGTTGAAAACGGCGGCGCGACAGGCACATACGGGACCCTCGATCAGCAGACCGCGCTGCGCTGGATTCACGACAACGCCGCGGCCCTCGGCGGCGATGCCGGCAATGTCACGCTCTTCGGCGAATCGGCCGGCGGCATGAGCGTCTGCACCCAGCTCGCCTCCCCCTCCGCCCGCGGCCTCTACACCAAAGCCATCGTCGAAAGCGGTTCGTGCGCACGAAGTCCGCTCGCCCCACCCACCACCGAAGTCGCCTACCAGCGATCCGGCGACTACGCGTCCAGCGTGGGCTGTGGCGACGCCGCCACCCGGTTGGCTTGCCTGCGGGCATTGCCCGTCGACCGACTCCTCGACTCCCCGACGACGCAGCTGAACACGATGGCCGTCACCTGGACCCCCATCCGCGACGGGATCGTGGTGACCGACACTCCCGAAAACGCCTTGGCCGACGGCGCGGTGCGCGACATGCCATTGATCGTCGGCAGCAACGCCGACGAGGGCGCGACCTTCATCGCACTCCTGGACTACGCGCACGGGACCGCGCCCAGCGGCGCCGACTACCCGAGGTGGGTCCGAGAACTGTTCGGCGGCAACGCCGATCGCGTGCTCCAGCGCTATCCCACCGCCGCATACCCCACACCCACAGCCGCAAAAGAACGCGTCCTCACCGACGGGTTCTTCGCCTGCCCGGCGCAATTCACCGCCGAATCCGCCCACCGAGGGGGCGCACATGTGTGGCGATACCAATTCAACGACACACCACTGCCTCCCAATCCCCTGTTGCCCGGCGCATTCCACGCCGCCGAAGTGCCCTACGTGTTCTCCGCGCTCATGGGGCTGCCGATCCCGTTGTCACCTGCCGCCGATGGGCTGTCACGCAACATCCAGGACAGCTGGGCTCAATTCGCCCACACCGGCGATCCCGTCACGCCGGCCCTCACCCCGTGGCCCAACGTCGACTCCGCCGTCACCCTCGAGCTCGGTACCGACCACGTCGGCTTGGCCGATACCTTCGCCGCACAGCATCACTGTGACCTGTGGGCCGGCATCGACCACATCGGCTAG
- a CDS encoding DMT family transporter, translating into MAGPIALMIAVTCLWGTSSALLAALAAPATAGLVALGGAVPLLVSARLRGQHPWATLTTYPALYVRLGVLEAANLALYVAALRIGPLPVVVALHLTAPVLIIAVALLRGRRARTLPVLLELLLVAAAIWLVTGRHPGGAVAGPAVAGCGLALGSAACVAMLVSVIARQPGPNHTTTSAALQLVLGGIASSPLLALDPPSVPAAVELAAVGATLLGPGFALYWRALRWLDAPTASVVGLNEAVVATLVGAVCTRSLPSSATAAAGVLILIAVGLEQRSAPRDRVPP; encoded by the coding sequence GTGGCCGGCCCGATCGCCCTCATGATCGCGGTCACCTGTCTGTGGGGTACCTCCAGCGCGCTGCTGGCAGCGCTCGCCGCTCCGGCCACGGCGGGGCTGGTGGCTCTCGGCGGGGCGGTGCCGTTGCTGGTGTCGGCGCGGCTGCGCGGCCAGCATCCCTGGGCGACACTCACCACCTACCCGGCGCTGTACGTGCGATTGGGGGTACTGGAGGCCGCGAATCTGGCGTTGTACGTCGCGGCGCTGCGGATCGGCCCGCTGCCGGTGGTGGTCGCCCTGCACCTCACGGCGCCGGTTCTGATCATCGCGGTGGCTCTGCTGCGCGGGCGCCGGGCACGGACGCTTCCGGTGCTGCTGGAGTTGCTGCTGGTCGCGGCGGCCATCTGGCTGGTGACCGGGCGGCACCCGGGCGGTGCGGTGGCCGGCCCGGCGGTGGCCGGATGTGGCCTGGCGCTCGGCAGTGCGGCGTGCGTGGCAATGCTGGTCAGTGTGATCGCCCGGCAGCCGGGTCCGAACCACACGACCACCTCCGCGGCACTGCAATTGGTGCTGGGCGGTATCGCCAGCAGCCCGCTCCTCGCGCTCGACCCACCGTCGGTGCCGGCCGCGGTCGAGCTCGCCGCGGTGGGCGCCACCCTCCTGGGCCCGGGGTTCGCCCTCTACTGGCGGGCGCTGAGGTGGCTCGACGCGCCGACGGCCAGCGTCGTCGGTCTCAACGAGGCGGTGGTGGCAACACTGGTCGGGGCTGTGTGCACCCGGAGCCTGCCCAGCTCCGCGACGGCCGCCGCGGGCGTGCTCATTCTGATCGCGGTCGGGCTAGAGCAGCGCTCGGCGCCGCGAGACCGTGTGCCGCCCTGA